In one window of Pseudoalteromonas sp. GCY DNA:
- a CDS encoding MFS transporter — MLEDTVNTEDKTALGAGQKRVLFSLAVVLILPTLGMSSINVLLPTLAEEFGVGQALVNWVVVAYLLSLTAFILGAGAVGDSVGRKRALRIGIGVFCVGSIVAGLSVNLWMLIAARLFQGIGAALLLSQVFALASVAMPKRKVGLAMGLLGTTAAIGTALGPLLSGAMLEWLSWQFTFWLMILLGGAAYFLIARFLPDDVASPPELQRFDVIGSVWLSASCLFYVLAMPSSSSFSLVLHSIFFLFSVAFIYWFVQSQKRAQFPLVSLAFLKHKLRNTSLIVSFIVDAIAMSTLVVGPFYLTYALELSPVTVGLIVSIGPCIAAVAGYPSGEVVDHFGIAFAMFLGLLMILIGTISFAILPSLFGLYGYVVALFVLTPGRQLFLAAHHTFVMTTVAEKEKGMGSGLINLCKNLGLMTGASLLGGVFSVLLQVKSAALASSAQLNMAFSLTFLLAALFILVSLVAVFVISRKQAF, encoded by the coding sequence ATGTTAGAAGATACGGTAAATACAGAGGATAAAACTGCCCTGGGAGCCGGACAAAAGCGGGTGTTGTTCAGCTTGGCTGTGGTACTCATTTTGCCAACGCTTGGCATGAGTAGTATCAATGTCTTATTGCCAACACTTGCGGAGGAGTTTGGCGTTGGGCAGGCATTGGTGAATTGGGTAGTTGTGGCATATTTGCTTTCGCTTACCGCGTTTATTCTTGGTGCTGGCGCTGTTGGAGATAGTGTTGGCCGAAAAAGGGCACTTCGCATTGGGATTGGTGTCTTTTGTGTGGGCTCCATTGTCGCTGGGCTGAGTGTAAATCTTTGGATGTTGATTGCTGCTAGGCTGTTCCAAGGCATTGGTGCTGCGCTGTTATTATCCCAAGTATTTGCACTGGCAAGCGTTGCGATGCCAAAGCGTAAAGTTGGACTTGCAATGGGGTTACTCGGTACTACCGCTGCAATTGGCACGGCACTGGGACCATTGCTAAGTGGCGCAATGCTAGAATGGTTATCATGGCAGTTCACTTTTTGGTTGATGATATTGCTCGGTGGTGCAGCTTACTTTTTAATAGCAAGGTTTCTGCCTGATGATGTCGCAAGTCCACCTGAGCTACAGCGTTTTGATGTTATTGGAAGCGTGTGGCTGTCGGCGTCATGCCTATTTTATGTGTTGGCTATGCCATCGAGTAGTTCGTTTAGTCTTGTCTTGCATAGCATATTTTTCTTATTTTCTGTGGCTTTTATCTACTGGTTTGTACAAAGCCAAAAGCGTGCTCAATTTCCACTTGTGAGTTTGGCTTTTCTTAAACACAAGCTACGCAATACCTCGTTAATCGTGAGCTTTATTGTTGACGCCATCGCGATGTCGACATTAGTTGTCGGGCCTTTTTATCTTACTTATGCGTTAGAGCTAAGCCCAGTCACGGTTGGTCTTATTGTGTCTATTGGACCTTGTATTGCTGCTGTTGCTGGTTATCCGTCAGGCGAGGTGGTTGATCATTTTGGTATCGCGTTTGCTATGTTTTTGGGCTTGCTGATGATCCTCATTGGGACAATTAGCTTTGCAATCTTACCTTCATTATTTGGACTTTATGGCTATGTTGTGGCGTTATTTGTATTAACTCCCGGAAGGCAGTTGTTTCTAGCGGCCCACCATACCTTTGTGATGACGACAGTAGCCGAAAAAGAAAAGGGCATGGGATCTGGGCTCATTAATTTATGTAAAAACTTAGGGCTAATGACCGGAGCCTCATTACTTGGTGGTGTATTTAGCGTGTTGTTGCAGGTAAAGAGTGCGGCCTTAGCAAGCTCTGCACAACTTAATATGGCATTTTCACTGACTTTTTTACTCGCTGCACTGTTTATTTTGGTTTCGCTCGTTGCCGTATTTGTGATTAGCCGAAAGCAAGCGTTTTAA